Below is a genomic region from Sorghum bicolor cultivar BTx623 chromosome 9, Sorghum_bicolor_NCBIv3, whole genome shotgun sequence.
TTCTCTCTGTGTGTTCTTTCCACTGGAATACAGACAGACCGTGCAAAAAAGCATGCACAGCAAGACAGGACAGAACTTGTGACCACTGAGAATGCTTATCCTAGGGCAGCCGGCAGCGCTACGCGCTTTCATTTTGtggcaaataaaaaaaaatactttctccatccctaaataaattaaCTTCTAGAATCTACGTCAgttaaaactttttagattttggctattttttttagaaaagagtaacaatacatatgacataaaatgagtaccttatgaaaatatattccataataaatctaatgatattaatttgataccataaattttaacattttttgaaatcctaaaaaaaattgaattaatATAActctaaaaatatatttatttagagacagtgAAAGTACACGGATAAGATTTTTTTAGACACATACTCATAATCCACGAGTATTAGTGTAGATTGGAGTCAAAAGTTAACTAGTTTTTTCTTTATCTTGATACATATGAATTACAGTGGAGTGCAGTTAAATAAAACCTTAGCTATACATAGGGTCAAAGGAAACAAATATTTTAGTCTGTACCGAAGAACTATGATGTGTTTTATAGATTTCTGGTGAGAGTTCAGGATTCATATATATTTTTCATACAGTGTCTGCACATATGTCCTGTCATTTCATTTCAGTTTCTTTCTTGTCTATTCTTTCTGGACGAGGCACTCGAACGCAGACATACTGTGCAAAAATGCATGCATAAGAATCTGTGACCATGAGAGTGCCTTATCCTGGCAAAATATACAGTGCAATACAAACCCAGAGGTAACTGTaaaacatgcaaacatttttattttgtgGCAAATGAAAAATACATTAGCAAGGGATTTTTAGATAAGCACACCCACTTTTAGGAATGCGCACACACCTTATTTCGAGCACGCACACACCTTATTTCGAGCACGCACACACCTTATTTCGAGCACGCACACACCTTATTTGTAGCTCAGATGTTCATAGGGGTGAAGAAAACAAATATTTTAGTCTGCACAAAAAAAACTATGAAAATGTGTTTTATAGCTTCTGTTTGAATTCTTATGATGATGTACATTTCTTTTTCCTAGAGTGCCTGGCAAGGATTAACATAAAGGCTCCTTTAAAAGCCCAGTTGGAAATAGTAAGATATATATGTCACTGATTTACAGGAGACGATTTCAACAGCTCAACCGAATTCTAGTTGCATTGCTTTGCCTATTATCTCTGCTCAAGTGCTAACAAATCCACATAACACCACCTCGGTTGGAAGAACAAAACAACAGTAATGTACACTTTCTCAAGCAACATCTATATAATACGACATACGCATCAGTTTACAGCTATAGTCTTTGTATGTACTTACATATTGTCTCGCTTGATTGCTTTCTGCTTTCACCATTAGATGCACAGCATCTTCCCGCAGTCTACATACTTTAGTCAGAACTTCACAGGGCTCCTCCAGTGCTCCATGCAAAATTGTGCAAACCAAAGTCCATGCTATTCATTGAGAAACTACTGTCAGCTCTGGCACTCtaaatcctccatggcttgctTGCTACACCCAGCTGATGATGGACATCATTGTTGCTTCCATCTAGCATCAGCAATATATTGTTAAGATTATTTAGAAAAGAGGTGTCAACCAATTATGCATCTAGGTTCAAATTGTTGAGACTAGAAATCCATACTTCCACGCTGTCTCAAAACAAAAAAGCATACAGCAATGACAATGTAACaaaacagcagcagcagtcCCTTCAGATAATGCGATGATCCATCCTGCAAAACGCGTAAACGAGTGGTCACTCTTTAGGGCTAATACCACAATATTGACAGCACTCCTATGGCCAGTAATAGCACATCAATGGGCTTGATTCCTAGAGAAAATTAAATTTTGCTGCACCCTAGAAACAAGGACACAGCCCAACAGCACAAAatgtatatttcttttcttcaTCATAAATAAAATAAGCACATACAGCTAACCAACCAAGATTTATGAATGTTCTGCTAATGAAATATCCATGCTATCAATCATGTTTAAGATGCATCAAGGAGGGTGCAAAAGAAAAAGGGGGAAAAATACCTGGAGCGTGAAGGCCGTTACTAATACTGCAAGAAACAAAGAACCAGTCTCAagcaagttgaaatcaagatcCATCGGGACTCCCATGATCCATGCTACAAGGACACTCAATGGCACCTAGCACATTTTGCTTCCACCATTAAAGTTTACTGATGCAAAAAAGCACATGGAACTATCTCTACAAGTTTAGTTAACACCCACCACAAACATGGAAATCTGTGTAGCAGAACCCAAAGATACTCCGAGGGTGATGTCCTGTTTGAACCAACAATGTTCTGTTAGTAGATGCTACCACAACATTGCAACGAGTGTCCAAGAGCTCCTCAAGTTCCCTACCAGCTTGTTTTTAAAAGCAAATATGACTGCACCGGCATGCTCTGCTGCATTACCAACTATTGGAATTAAGATGATGCTAATGAAGCTGACAGATAGTTCCCATGATTTTGATGCTGCCTGTTAACATGACTCTCTGTCAGAAAACCACTAGCTGCAGTACAACCTACAATAGTGTATGTGTTGACTGAAATGGGCAAAATAAACATGGCATTGTACTGCATGATGGATACCTCAATTGTACTCACAACAAACTCTGATAGGACTGCTGTCATCAGAGTCATGACCCCCAGCCAAATCATGGCACTGGAAAATCCCAGTACCACCTCGTCTTGAGAGACTgaatcatcaccatcatcttcgaCCTACAAAAACATTTGATTGGATCACGCAGTCATATTAACCAACTGGTTCAATGTTAGCAGCTCCTGGTGGTTACAATCAGCAACATATCACAGAACACACCTCTTGGGGCTCAAAGAGTTGGCGGTGGGTTTTCAGTTGGAAGAAAAGGTAGGCTACATAGGCAAGGAGCATGACAATGCTGCATGCTCGGGATAGCTCCAGTTCTGAATCCCAAGAAGATACCGCGTGCTCCCCGGAGCTCACAGCATACCTCAGCATCAGTGGCAGAGAGTGGCATAGCACACCAAGAATCAGAAGTCCTGTGCTGACATCTACTTGCATCTGTACACAACAAAACCATATAATCATCGTAGTAAGACAAAAAATTTCTTTTGGTATTTTCAAGGACAGCTTAATAATAGTGAGAAATAGCTGAGTTGGTTACTCTGTCGTATAGCTGCTCAGTTCCAAGGTTAGCCAGGCCACCAAGGAAAAGGGAGGTTCCAAGCACAAGCAACAAGTTGGACAAGACTGAGCCGAGTAGGGAGCATTTCACCACCACTACCTTGCCTTCATACAGCGCAAAGATTGCAATGATGACCTCTGTTACATTTCCAAATGTTGCATTCAACAGTCCACCCACTGCAATTTACTGGGGCAGGTTAGGAAACAATGCAAAGGTTCTGGCCTGGATAAGAAGACTGAATCTGacagtatttatttttttaccagtaGGCCCTGTGTAAAACGCAACCTGCCTGCAACATTAACATATATTACATATAGCGGAAAGATATTAATCAACAGGAGGTATCAAGAACATGGTATGAGTATGATAATGAGCAGAACACACTTACTCAGTCAGAAAGCTAAGTCGCTCAGCAAGAGGAACGAGACCGATCAAGCTAAGCACAAAGACCCATTCCTGTTGAGTTTCAAGAAGAAAGCATCCATTAAGAAAACGGAAGGGGAGATATGGGCGTAATCACACATTGGCTACAAAGCATCACTTGTTTCGATCAGTTTTAGTTCCATTGGAATGCAATACTGAGATGGAGTCGTATATTTAGTTGTATCTTGTTGAAGTTAAGCAAACGATGGTGAAGTGGCAATGGAACAAAAGAAGCGAGGCCCATTCAGCATCTAGCAAGGTCATATTTGGGGCAATCCAATCTGTCCTTTTGTTTGTATATCATGCACTCATGTGTTTGGACGAGGACAGAGAAGAACATTGTACGTGTGCAAGCTAGTTCACATGCCCAGCAGGACCACGGTGAAAAGACAAGGTAGAAGTTTGTCCTGTTGCAAAATTCACATCTCATGGGAAGAACTACATATCACTGTTGTGCCTAGTGAAAGTCAAGTCAATCTGCTGAGCTGGAGCTAAAACCTGAAGCTAATCTGTCGTGTTGTCAACTGTGTCATTTGTGAGTGAGGTCAAAACTGAAGGGGTAGAATGAAGGAGAATATTGGGTGAACGGATGAAGAATAATAAATCATGTTCTGGTGAGTAGATGGGCAAGTAGAGCAGGACCGACAAGGTGTTAGATAGGACGTAGGGGAAGCATGCTCATGCATGTGATTGGCGGATTAGTTTAGTTGTGGTGCTAGTATTTCATTCCATGATTCCATCTGTGTCAGACCGAACAGAATTTGGCAGCAACAGGCTAGCTAGCCCACATGGTCACATGTATGTATGCAAAATTACAAATACTCTGCGATTGTAGCCATCATCGGAGCGAGAGTCTGCTTCTCTGTTCACGCGTTGTGGTTGTGGGTGGTGTATTTTCTTTGACTTGGATGGGTAGTTTATGCAACAGAGTTGCAGTTGCAGGGTTGTTTATTGTTTGGGAATGTGCTTGGGAAGTGGCTGGCAGGCAATAAATAGACTGGTAAGAGGGATGTGAGATGCAGAGAAGAGAGCGGTGAGAATTGAGGCGGCACATGAAGCGGATGCAATCATGCCTCCTGGGCCTGGCTGGCCGCTGGCGTGATCAAAATGctctttttttatatacataCAATACAGTGCGTATAACTAAAAAAACAATGTATAATATCTGTCTCCCGGCCGGTCTGACTGTGCGCGTTGAATGATGCAGAGAATATCAATCGAAGAAGATGCCCAAATTTTGATCGAACTGGAGTAGCACATACGAATACACGAGCGAGAAATTAAAGGGGAAAACGATGCGATGACGGTAGGATCGGAGGAGGAGTTGGCTTGCCTGGCCGAATTGGAAGATTCGCGCGGCGAGCGCGAGGAGGACGGCGGGGAAGAGGAGGGCGAGCTTGGTGGCGAGCAGGACCTCCTGGAAGTTGTCGAGGAGGCGGCGGAGCGTGGCGCAGGGGACCTTGCGGAGGAGCGCGAGGTCGGACTTCTTGCGGAGCGAGGAGGAGGACATGTTGTGGGCGGTGCGGTGGGCGAGGAGTCGGGCGGGCATCTCCTTGGCGTTGCcgttggcggcggcggaggaagaggcggaggcggaggagtcgaggagagcggcggcggcggagtccATGCCGATACGCCACCTCTGCTCCTCTGCGCCAACAGCGGCGCCGCCCCAGTAGGAAAGCGGGGGGCCGAGGGCTGCGTTGGTCCTCGTGTGTGGAGCTGGAGCCGCGCCTGCAGCTACAGGCATTGCCTATTGGGTTTTGCCGTTCACCTACGGTGGGTGGGCCTTGCTCGTCAGTCACCCAGCTCCAGCTCCTTGCTCTCCACCGTCACACACGGCGTCACCGTCGCCGTGGCTACAGAAATCAGATCACCATCACGGCAATGCAATTGCCAACTGGGCGGCcgggcctgctgctgctgctgctgcttgctggAGAAAGAAGAAGGGCCGCTGGGAGCTCTGATGCGAATGCGATGGATCTATCTAGCTCTCACATGGAGTATAGTATACGGGAGTACGTATATACTAGTACGTAGACAGACAGCAGACAGGTGAGATCGTGCTGGACTGGACAGACAGGGAGAGCCGGAGCCCGTAGCTAGAGAGCGCGCTGCTGCACCTTGCAGCCTGCAGTGCAGATTGGAATTGGCATTCGAATTGGGATTGGAGGGAGAGAATGGATCATTCTCATGGCTTCGCAGGCAGGATGTAGGTATATTTTGGGACTGACGCTTGTTGTGATGTACGAAAGAACAAACAAATTCACATCATTTTGAGAGCGATATTTTAGTCACTAGTTGTGCTCATGAACTAGTCATGGCCGTCTAGGCACACCATAGATCAACTACCAGTAGTAGAGTGACAGCGATACTTGAATAATTCATGATCAGCTAGCTATATGtttattttaggccttgtttagttatcaTCCTAAAACTTTACACCATGTTCCATCAAATATTTAgatacatacataaaacattaaatataaataaataataataattaatttgATAGATTGCAAATACTtttcaagacgaatcttttaagtttaattagttcatgattagatactAATTGCTGCAgtaccacatgtgctaatgatcgATTATTTAGACTTAATAAGTTTGTCTCGTGGTTTACTAATGGATTctgtaaatttatttttttttattagtgtCCAAATACCTCATGCGATACCTTATTATGTAATATCCAATATAACACCTAAAAACTTTAACTAAACAAACCTTTAATTTGGGATAAGCTGATTTATGCTTAATTCATGTTGTTTTACTTTGGGACAGCTTGTTAGTTAATTATTTGCcactttagatttttttttaatccCAAATTTGCTATCGAAGTCgcactaagggcactcacaatgcaagactctatcatagagtccaagacaattaattacatattatttatggtattttgctgatgtggcagcatatttattgaagaaagaggtagaaaaaacaaaactacaagtcttatttagactctaagtccacattgttcgaggtaataaataactttagactctatgatagagtctgcattgtgagtgccctaacacACGCATTGACACAAAAGGCCTAGCGTTGGAAACCGTGCTTGGGACTTCTATCGAAACTATGAAGGCAAGGCCAATGAAGACTTTGGCTGTAATTGGTAGTGACGGATTCCTGCACAAATGTTTTAGAACTGGATTCTCTCCAGAAATGTTTAGGAAGAATCAAAATCACTCTATAAGACCATTGACGGATAGGTTAGATTCTGGTTCCTCAAACATATGCTTTTTCAATAAAAAAatcttataaataaaaatatgtttCACAAAAATTTTAATACCTTTTTGTTTACAACGAACAACTTAAATAAATCCATTTTAACTTGTTGCACTTAATTCTTGGTAAACTATACAATGCAAGTCCACAAAGGTGACGACAAGGATATATCGGTGTGAAACCACATTTTAGCATATTCAACCATGTAGTGCAAAAAGAAGAAACGTTTCTCTGTGTTTCTGGAACGCTATCATTCAAATCGTTTAGTGCCAATTCTTGTGTTTCATGTCTGAATCATAAATGCTCCAAGATACCAAATATATCCTTAGGTCCTCTTTGCAAGGGCTTCGGTTTTCTCCAAAGCAGTGAAGCCAAAAAAACTGCATTTTACGGGTCATCAATCTAAGGCCCAATTTAGATCTCTATAGATAATAGCTATTTGCTATCTCTTTTGGATACAAACAGATGGAGCTAATAACATAGTTAATTGTTAGTTAGACCTCTAGATAATAACTACCTCACTAGTTGGATCAAATTAGATAATAGTACTCTCTTTGTCattgaaagaatcaatttctagagtttttctaagtcaaactttttaaactttgaccgaatttctagaaaaagcagctaagatttatggtatgaaattagtatcattagattttttataaaatatatttttataagatgcTCATTTTATATCATCGATGTTGTTactttttttctataaaattagCCAAACTTAAAAATATTTGACTGACATGAGttataggaattgattctttaaaAGGACAGAAGGAATAGCTCATAGTAATCTTAGTAGCATTTTCATTAGCTGTATCCAAACACCCTTCAGCTACTAGTTAGCTAGGTAATATTAGATAGGAGCTATTAAACAGCTAACTATTAACCGATAATGAATCAAACAGAGCCTAATAAGCTCATTGTTTCAGGACGCGGTTTTTTTGCCCTTAagggcatatgccctcactCTCTCACCCATTGGATTCgattgagaagtgtgcaaacacacatctcaatgcattgatatgtgtgtttgcacacttctcaaagcgaatccaatgggtAGGAGAGTGAGGGCACATGCCCTCAAGGGCAAAGAAAACTTTACCCATTGTTTCACCAGTAAAATTTTGTAATCTTTACCTATATACTCCATCTTCTCGTACTGAAAAAAAAGGAGATTTAAGAAGATACATACAGTACATCTAGGTGAGGTGGACCTGCATGCTCATCCGTCGGATTAAGATCGGACGTTCGAAAATAGATGGACCGGATCACCTGCTGGTGTTGGAGAAGATGGCCTCGAGATCGTTGTAGAGGTTCTTGGACTTGGACTTCCACTCCCCACTCCTCGCCTTGCTGCCGCTGGTCGACGCCTCCTCCTTGCCGGCACCGGCGCCGCCCGGGACCGCATTGCCCTCCTTGCTGAAGCTAGCCTTCGCCATCTCCCGCAGCTGCCGAAGCCACCACCGCTCGTTGTTGGAGCCCCGGGAACTCCCGCCCCTGCCCCCATCGGTCTCCGTCGACGCCGACACGCTCTCCCCGGCTCCACCGCCGTCCGGAGGTGGCGGGTCCTGCTGGTGCTTCACCGCCACCCGCTCGCCGAGGGCCGACGAAGGCAGCACGAGCAGCAGCAGGCCCAGGCACGCCGTCTTGGCGCCGTCCAGGAACGAGCTCCGGTCGGCGCTCAGCAGCCGCGCCTGCCGGTACAGCGCGTTCCACTCGTTGCACACCTGCGCCGCGAACCCCAGTACGAAGGCGCCCAACATCGCCAGCCCCACGCCGCGGGCCTCTCCGTCGGGCAgccacccgccgccgccgctcgccgccgacgtCCTGTCGATCAGCGCCAGGCACGCCGCGAACACGGCCACCTCGCTGGCCACCGACAGGATCTCCACCAGCTGAACCCGCTTCTTGATGAAGGGCTTCTTGAGCAGCATGAAGAAGAGCTGGAACGAGGCGACGGACAGCACCGCCACGGCTTCCGCGCGCGACGACCGCCCCGACGACGCGTGCGCGCCGGCCACGATGCCCACCGCCACGCGCTTCACCGACTCCAGCAGCGT
It encodes:
- the LOC8065335 gene encoding vacuolar cation/proton exchanger 1b, which gives rise to MPVAAGAAPAPHTRTNAALGPPLSYWGGAAVGAEEQRWRIGMDSAAAALLDSSASASSSAAANGNAKEMPARLLAHRTAHNMSSSSLRKKSDLALLRKVPCATLRRLLDNFQEVLLATKLALLFPAVLLALAARIFQFGQEWVFVLSLIGLVPLAERLSFLTEQVAFYTGPTVGGLLNATFGNVTEVIIAIFALYEGKVVVVKCSLLGSVLSNLLLVLGTSLFLGGLANLGTEQLYDRMQVDVSTGLLILGVLCHSLPLMLRYAVSSGEHAVSSWDSELELSRACSIVMLLAYVAYLFFQLKTHRQLFEPQEVEDDGDDSVSQDEVVLGFSSAMIWLGVMTLMTAVLSEFVVSTIEAASKSWELSVSFISIILIPIVGNAAEHAGAVIFAFKNKLDITLGVSLGSATQISMFVVPLSVLVAWIMGVPMDLDFNLLETGSLFLAVLVTAFTLQDGSSHYLKGLLLLFCYIVIAVCFFVLRQRGNGSNNDVHHQLGVASKPWRI